In Acyrthosiphon pisum isolate AL4f unplaced genomic scaffold, pea_aphid_22Mar2018_4r6ur Scaffold_20700;HRSCAF=21879, whole genome shotgun sequence, a single genomic region encodes these proteins:
- the LOC103308370 gene encoding piggyBac transposable element-derived protein 4-like, which produces MSEKRFRFLVRCIRFDDINNRNERREIDKLAPIREVFEYFIANFQNNFIASEYLTVDEQLLAFRGRCSFKQYIPSKPAKYGLKMFALVDAKTAYTFNLEAYVGTQPEGPYKCKNSGEDIVLRLVQPVEGSNRNITADNWFTSFPLIKKLKHNKKLTYTGTIRKNKRELPSEFLPNKNRELHSSIFGFQEDYTLVSYCPKKNKAVLVVSSMHNDDTIDEENHAKKPEMITFYNKTKIGVDLVDQLCEKYNVARNTRRWPMVIFYDLLNISAINAICIYKANNLNSKISRRQFIENIAWELLKPQIKYRSTITKLPVELRRRARALLGIEEPSISVIPENLPNYVGRCYVCPRNKNKSTRRFCGQCRKYACKEHMKDICVNCLNE; this is translated from the coding sequence ATGAGTGAAAAACGTTTCAGATTTTTAGTTAGATGCATCCGTTTTGATgacataaataatagaaatgaaAGAAGAGAAATCGACAAATTAGCACCTATAAGagaagtatttgaatactttattgcgaattttcaaaataattttatagcaaGTGAATATCTAACGGTTGATGAACAATTATTAGCGTTTCGAGGTCGTTGTTCATTCAAACAATACATTCCTAGCAAACCGGCCAAGTAtggattaaaaatgtttgcgtTAGTTGATGCCAAAACAGCTTATACATTTAATCTTGAAGCTTATGTAGGTACTCAACCTGAAGGGccatataaatgtaaaaattctGGTGAAGATATTGTTCTTAGACTTGTACAACCAGTAGAAGGAAGCAACAGAAATATTACCGCTGATAACTGGTTTACAAGTTTtccactaataaaaaaattaaaacacaataaaaaattaacatatacaggcactataagaaaaaataaaagagaACTACCATCAGAgtttttaccaaataaaaatagagaACTGCATAGCTCGATTTTTGGATTTCAAGAAGATTATACATTAGTGTCATATTGtcccaaaaaaaataaagctgTATTAGTTGTGTCAAGTATGCACAATGACGACACAATTGACGAAGAAAATCATGCTAAAAAACCTGAAatgattactttttataataaaactaagatCGGTGTTGACTTAGTAGACCAACTATGTGAAAAATACAATGTGGCTAGGAATACTCGTAGATGGccaatggttattttttatgatcTACTGAACATATCTGCTATAAATGCTATTTGTATATACAaagcaaacaatttaaattcaaaaatatcaagacggcaatttattgaaaatattgcatGGGAACTACTGAAACCTCAAATTAAGTACAGATCAACGATTACTAAACTACCAGTAGAATTAAGACGACGTGCACGTGCACTTTTAGGTATCGAAGAGCCTTCAATTTCAGTAATACCAGAAAATCTTCCAAATTATGTGGGTCGATGTTATGTATGTCcacgaaataaaaacaaatcaaccAGAAGATTTTGTGGCCAATGCCGAAAATATGCGTGTAAAGAGCATATGAAGGATATTtgtgtaaattgtttaaatgaataa